tatatattatatacaaatatatatatatatatatatatatatatattatatacaaatatatatatatatatatatatatatatatatatatttatatatatatataaatatatatatatatatatatatatatatatatatatatttatatatatatatatatacatacatacatacatatatatagaatatagtaCAGATTATACTAAACCATTCAAACAATCTCTATAGCATTTTTCCCGCAATTCACTGCAGTGATTTACCTTTATGTGATCGTTCCCCAGTTAATAGAGACGCACAGAATAGATAGGGAACGTTAACATCGATAAAAGGAATAAGCGATTGAATAAACGATTGAATAAAGGATTGGAATCATTCCAAATAGGACTAAAATGAAATACCGATAAAGCATAACAATTGCATTTAGGCTCGTTTTTTTTATGACGTTTTCAGATAACAGAATTAttaatcaaaatgaaaatctgtTTATCAAATCCAATAATTAGATTTGCTATAATTTGACTTTTGGGTATTAGTGGTGAAATATGATTactttaaattgtttttatttactttttaattgtgttaataaaattaatttacaatcctgaaactagaaaaaaaagtgATTTAGTTCTATATTTATAAAGCATTTTGGTAATATTTTCCTGCAAGATTATAATAGAGATTAAAACTAATAAACAGGTTTTGTAGcttattcagtgagagagagagagagagagagagagagagagagagagagagagagagaggagagagagagactaggttcTTCAATTATAGTACTAGCCTTATgaggttttcattattattattttaattgttattattattattatcatcatcatcatcattatcatcatcattattattataattattattattattattattattattattattattattatcaaatgaataGTTGTAATCACAGTTAGAGAAACTGAAGTAAATATTAAGAGAAAGAGAATaagatataaaatcaaaataatttaaaaatgcaaataaaataaatgaCAAAACCGACTAGATAAATGACAGATAAACTAAAAAAACGAAACTTACATAAGCCTGCCCAACATGAATTATTTTAAACTTTCTGTAACATTGCATGTATTCTTTTTCTCGTTGATATaggtctttttcttattttatcattatggTTATCCAACCATTCTCTTCTATGATTCCTATTAGAGAAACGTATATTCATTTGCCATGAATGTTCTTTCAAATTCACATCCTTGCCTACATCATTCCTCTCCCTTAGTAAATGCTGGTTTGAATCCAATTAAAGGAAATGAAAACGTTCAGATTCTATAGAAATCTATTGCTTATATTTTGAACAGAGTTCACTGGCTTTTATAGAAGTCTCCCCTTCATGTcagattttatttgtttttccattttttaaCTCAATGGTTTTAAGGAACAAAAGTTTCTGTtcagtttaattgaaaataaaaactattttaccgTTTCGATAAAATTCAAATGATCTCTCACTCATTTTCTTATATTTGACTAACAGTAAATGTTAAATTGTCTTTTGATTTTGTTTCTAATTCATTGATATCATTTCTATCGTAAATGTCAAACTGTATTTTGATTTCATTTCCTATTCATCGATAATTAAACAGTAAAGCTTTTTCTATCCCCAATTGAAATATGCCACTTTACTCGAATATTTGATTTCAATCAATTATATTGTAAGAAAAATTGCCCATTTCATGGGAAGTGATAAAATTTATTGGATTTTACTCTCGTCCACGAAAAGTGGAACTATATTCATTCAGTcatcattgtttatttgtttattaaaacgGAATGAGGTCATGTTAAATATCGGGAAAGTAAACTTCTGGAGCCGTTGTCTCTTTTGGAGCGGGAATCTCTTTCGTAGCCAGAATCTCTTTTGGAGCCAGTCTTTTTTTGGAGCCGGAATGTCTTTGGACGGAGTCTTTTTTGGAGCCGGAATCTCTTTTGGAGTTGGAGTCTCTTTTGGAGCAGGAGTCTTTTTTGGAGCCAGAATCTCTTTGGGAACCAGAGTCTCTTTTTTAGCCGGAGTCTGTTTTGGAGCCGGAGTCTTTTTTGGAGCCGGAATCTCTTTTGGAGACGGAGTCTTTTTTTAGAGCCGAAATCTCTTTTGGAGCCGTAATCTCTTTTGGAGCCAGAGTCTCTTTTGGAGCCGCAGTCTCTTTTGGAGCCGGAGTCTCTTCTGTAGCCAGAATCTCTTTTGGAGCCGGAATATCTATTGCAGACGGAATCTCTTTTGGAGCCGGTGTCTTTTTTGGAGCCGGATATCTCTTTTGGAGCTGGAATCTCTTTTGAAGCCAAAGTCTCTTTTGGAGCCGGAATCTCTTTTGGAGCCAGAGTCTCTTTTGGAGCCAGAATCTCTTTTAGAGACGGAGTCACTTTAGGAGGCGGGGTCTCTTTTGGAGCCGGAATCTCTTCTGGAGCCAAAGTCTCTTTTGGAGCCAGAATCTCTTTTGGAGATGGAATCACTTCTGGAGCCGGAGTCTTTTTTGGAGTCAGAATCTCTTTTGGAACCAAAGTCTCTTTTGGAGCCAGAATCTTTTTTGGTGCCGGAATCTCTTTTGGAGCCTAAGTCTCTTTTGGAGTCGGAATCTCTTTTGGAGCCGGAATCTCTTTTAGTGCCAGAGTCACTTTAGGAGCCGGAGTCTCTTTTGGAGCCAGAGTGTCTATTAGAGCCTGAGTCTTTTTTGGAGCCGGAATCTTTTTTTGAGCCAAAGTCTCTCTTGGAGACGGAATCTCTTTTGGAACCGGAGTCTCTTTTGGGGCCGGAATCTCTTTTAGATCCGGAATCGCTTTAAGATCCAGAATCTCTTTTGGAGCCGGGATCTCTTTTACAGCAGGAATCTCTTTTGGAGCCGGAATATCTTTTGGAGCCGGAATATCTTTTGGAGCCGTAGTCTTTTGAACCGACGAACTTATAATGAAGATAAGGAAATCGTTTTTACAACGGGAATAGAAAAACGTATTTTTTCGTACAATGCTTCGCTTCACTTAATAAATGAGTGATAAATTTAAatgggtttagaaaaaaaaatatgatctgaACTTGACTACCAAGGTGGAAAATATTCTAATTATCTGACAGAGTTTTCCCAGAACCAACaaattctaattatttatttcaaacAGCTCGAGTAACGCGTCTTTTATTTATGAAGGGAAATTGAATATACATCtcttattcataagtatatatgaattaatgtttttttttttacacattatttACCTGTTTTACGAAACAGACTTGAACAATTCTGAGatattcaattatcattattattattattattattattattattattattattattattattattatttttattattattattattactattattattattattattattatcattattgatatagtcgaaactcacagaaaaaaaaatctgtaacgaatgtaaaaaaataacttatcttttaccaaaaaaaaaaaaaaaaaaaaaaaaaaaaaaaaaaaaaaaaaaaaaaaaaggggggggacaaAACTGATAGTATCAAATGCCTATCTCTTACCCCTAGATATTACATAGATATATCTCCATCACACACAAATGAATATTAATTAACTAATAAAACTAaatgatatttttgtaaaaaattaatgtatattcattttaaatatgtatgaagattatatttttttaagcCATCCGAATTATCCAGCAGatgaataataaatcaaataaatcataaGGATACTGAACCTGAACTTCCTTGAAACTTGTTATTTCTTGGACAGGTGATTGATTTAGGACTGTTTTTATAATTTGGGCTACATGGCCCACCCCTGGGTCTGGGAATGTCTGTCCCTAAATAATGTGTTGTCTTGTCTTCGTAAACTTTTTAAGAACTAAAGAGAAGTTTTAGTTTCGAATACGTGGCCATAttgaagtatatactgtatatgtaaatacatgtgtgtatttgtacgtatacatttatgtatgtgtatatatatgtatatatatgtatatatatgtatgtatatat
The sequence above is a segment of the Palaemon carinicauda isolate YSFRI2023 unplaced genomic scaffold, ASM3689809v2 scaffold2285, whole genome shotgun sequence genome. Coding sequences within it:
- the LOC137636089 gene encoding uncharacterized protein; protein product: MPSKAILVRAIHTSSSVQKTTAPKDIPAPKDIPAPKEIPAVKEIPAPKEILDLKAIPDLKEIPAPKETPVPKEIPSPRETLAQKKIPAPKKTQALIDTLAPKETPAPKILAPKETLVPKEILTPKKTPAPEVIPSPKEILAPKETLAPEEIPAPKETPPPKVTPSLKEILAPKETLAPKEIPAPKETLASKEIPAPKEISGSKKDTGSKRDSVCNRYSGSKRDSGYRRDSGSKRDCGSKRDSGSKRDYGSKRDFGSKKRLRLQKRFRLQKRLRLQNRLRLKKRLWFPKRFWLQKRLLLQKRLQLQKRFRLQKRLRPKTFRLQKKTGSKRDSGYERDSRSKRDNGSRSLLSRYLT